In Metasolibacillus fluoroglycofenilyticus, a single window of DNA contains:
- a CDS encoding GNAT family N-acetyltransferase, with amino-acid sequence MNFSIRQERPSDYEITEDVIRQAFLDEDMSNQKEHFLVQRIRQSSAFLPELSLVAVDSEDKIIGHILLSKITIEDGEKSIDSLALAPVSVLPACQNKGVGSQLIQEVLQKAAEIGQQSVIVLGHAAYYPKFGFRQARGWNIFAPFEVPSEIFMALELVPDALQNVQGTVRYSEAFDS; translated from the coding sequence ATGAACTTTTCAATTCGACAAGAGCGTCCGTCAGATTATGAAATTACTGAGGATGTAATACGTCAAGCTTTTTTAGATGAGGATATGAGCAATCAAAAGGAGCATTTCCTTGTACAGCGTATTCGTCAATCATCCGCTTTTTTACCGGAGCTTTCGTTAGTCGCAGTTGATAGTGAAGATAAAATAATCGGTCACATTTTACTATCGAAAATTACGATTGAAGATGGCGAGAAATCTATTGATTCTTTAGCACTTGCACCTGTCTCGGTTTTACCGGCATGTCAAAATAAAGGAGTCGGTAGTCAATTGATACAGGAGGTATTGCAAAAAGCAGCCGAAATCGGTCAGCAATCGGTTATCGTACTAGGCCATGCGGCATACTATCCGAAATTCGGCTTCCGTCAAGCGCGAGGGTGGAATATTTTTGCTCCATTTGAGGTACCAAGCGAGATTTTTATGGCACTTGAATTAGTGCCAGATGCACTACAAAATGTGCAGGGTACTGTGCGTTATTCGGAGGCATTCGATAGCTAA
- a CDS encoding thiolase family protein — translation MREVVIVAATRTAVGKRKGALSQMRADDLAAVVLEEVVKRAGIQKADVEDVILGCVTQSAEQAGNIARTALLIAGFPVHVPGVTIDRQCGSSQQAVHFAAQAILAGDMDIVIAGGVESMTRMMMGSNYMGVAPSEQLTKQHEIIHQGLSAERIAEKWGLSAKQLNNYAVMSHQRALKAIAEGKFIEEIIPIEVQNETGETVIFNTDEGPRKDTTLESLSSLKAVFQEDGVITAGNASQMSDGASAVLLMSRERAEALGIKPLARIVARAVVGSDPTLMLTGPMAATEKVLLKAGLSLADMDTYEVNEAFAPVPLAWARDTGASIDKLNVDGGAIALGHPLGATGTKLLTTMLYRMQREQQRYGLLAICEGMGMANATIIERL, via the coding sequence ATGCGTGAAGTAGTCATTGTAGCCGCAACTCGAACGGCGGTTGGAAAACGTAAAGGGGCACTTAGTCAAATGCGGGCAGATGATTTAGCCGCAGTAGTTTTGGAAGAGGTTGTGAAGCGAGCTGGTATTCAGAAGGCAGATGTAGAGGATGTTATTTTAGGCTGTGTGACGCAAAGCGCGGAGCAGGCAGGGAATATTGCACGGACCGCACTATTAATCGCAGGCTTTCCCGTCCATGTACCTGGCGTGACAATTGACCGTCAATGTGGCTCTAGTCAGCAGGCAGTTCATTTTGCGGCACAGGCCATTTTAGCAGGCGATATGGATATTGTTATTGCTGGTGGTGTGGAAAGTATGACACGTATGATGATGGGCTCAAATTATATGGGAGTAGCACCTAGTGAGCAGCTAACAAAGCAGCATGAAATTATTCACCAAGGCTTATCAGCGGAGCGTATTGCGGAGAAGTGGGGACTGAGTGCAAAGCAATTAAATAACTATGCTGTGATGAGTCATCAGCGTGCATTAAAGGCAATTGCTGAAGGGAAATTTATAGAGGAAATTATTCCTATTGAAGTGCAAAATGAAACAGGTGAGACCGTTATTTTTAATACGGATGAAGGACCAAGAAAAGATACGACGCTGGAAAGCTTGAGCAGCTTAAAAGCTGTTTTTCAAGAGGATGGCGTTATTACAGCGGGCAATGCAAGCCAAATGAGTGATGGTGCATCGGCAGTTTTACTAATGTCACGTGAGAGAGCAGAGGCGCTAGGCATTAAGCCATTAGCTCGCATTGTTGCCCGTGCAGTCGTAGGCTCTGACCCGACACTCATGCTTACAGGTCCAATGGCAGCAACAGAAAAAGTATTGTTAAAAGCAGGTTTATCTTTAGCTGATATGGATACATATGAGGTGAACGAAGCCTTTGCACCAGTGCCTCTTGCTTGGGCAAGGGATACAGGGGCAAGCATTGACAAATTAAATGTAGACGGTGGTGCAATTGCTTTAGGGCATCCACTTGGTGCAACAGGTACAAAGCTACTGACGACAATGCTTTACCGCATGCAAAGAGAGCAGCAGCGCTACGGTTTACTAGCAATTTGTGAAGGTATGGGCATGGCGAATGCAACGATTATTGAAAGGCTTTAG
- a CDS encoding AAA family ATPase: METIIRINHVTIQCLKNVKHGIFKTNSTFNLDGADIIGFYGQNGSGKTAVVEAFSLLKTLLQAKALPDNRKKLIYFKEKSIELHIEFLITNQLGQYFVKYFVELQEGYETLKVLKETLSYKENKSGKRYKELISKQDNKISIRNKTMELFREKQRVSLLVANHLADENATSFIFREELACVLASFCNEAENEIIKNLKQDFTDNFHVIDAIHYGLLVANLVMPFRIHVEGVRGNIPYELRDTMLLPREMFTTIEKVVEQTNMVLTTIIPGLFIKVREINIEKMSSGQDGVRFEFLSVKEDIELPLRSESQGILKIISILSTLIAVYNNPNACVVIDELDAGIFEYLLGEMLEVLSESGKGQLFFTSHNLRILEVLPIQNLWFTTLNEEQRYMQLKGVKKLSNARDIYLRAIQLGGQDEAIYNETNMYDIKKSFRKAGKIIG, encoded by the coding sequence TTGGAAACAATTATAAGAATTAATCATGTAACAATTCAATGCTTAAAAAATGTAAAACACGGCATATTTAAAACGAATTCTACTTTTAATCTAGATGGGGCTGATATCATCGGGTTTTATGGTCAAAATGGCTCTGGAAAAACGGCTGTTGTTGAAGCATTTAGTCTTTTAAAAACATTGCTACAAGCAAAAGCATTGCCTGATAATAGAAAAAAGCTTATTTATTTTAAAGAAAAAAGCATTGAATTACACATTGAATTTCTTATAACCAACCAATTAGGACAATATTTTGTTAAATATTTTGTGGAATTGCAAGAGGGATACGAAACATTAAAGGTTTTGAAGGAGACTTTATCCTATAAGGAAAATAAAAGTGGAAAACGCTATAAAGAGCTAATATCGAAGCAGGATAACAAAATTTCAATTCGTAATAAAACAATGGAATTGTTTCGCGAAAAGCAAAGAGTTAGCTTGCTAGTAGCCAATCATTTAGCGGATGAAAATGCAACATCCTTTATTTTTAGGGAAGAATTAGCGTGCGTGTTGGCATCGTTTTGTAATGAAGCAGAAAATGAAATAATTAAAAATCTAAAGCAAGATTTTACTGATAATTTCCATGTAATTGATGCGATTCATTACGGTTTACTTGTCGCAAATCTCGTTATGCCTTTTCGTATTCATGTGGAAGGTGTAAGAGGAAACATACCGTATGAATTAAGGGATACAATGCTTTTACCTAGAGAAATGTTTACAACGATTGAAAAAGTTGTGGAACAAACAAATATGGTATTAACAACAATTATTCCAGGGCTTTTTATAAAAGTACGTGAAATAAATATTGAAAAAATGAGTAGTGGACAAGATGGTGTTCGTTTTGAATTTTTGTCGGTAAAGGAGGACATTGAGCTTCCTTTACGTAGCGAATCACAAGGGATATTGAAAATTATTTCCATTTTAAGCACATTAATCGCTGTATATAATAATCCAAATGCTTGTGTTGTGATTGATGAATTAGATGCGGGTATTTTTGAATACTTATTAGGGGAAATGCTAGAAGTTCTTAGTGAAAGTGGGAAAGGTCAATTATTTTTCACGTCGCATAATTTGAGAATTTTAGAGGTGCTCCCAATTCAAAATTTATGGTTTACAACATTAAATGAGGAACAGCGTTATATGCAGCTAAAAGGTGTGAAAAAATTAAGCAATGCGCGTGATATTTATTTGAGAGCGATTCAATTAGGCGGGCAAGATGAGGCTATCTATAATGAAACGAATATGTACGATATTAAAAAGTCTTTTAGGAAAGCAGGTAAAATAATTGGCTAG
- a CDS encoding NRDE family protein, protein MCIIVLGYKVHPAHSLIVAANRDEFYRRPAQAMQNWLDAPHIWAGRDLEKMGTWLAVSNNGRFAAVTNYRDPRLPLTGEKSRGEVPVDFMNTPLSALQFAQQLQKERHLYGAFNVLLYDEENLVHYNTVMDELMIVPPGIHCISNATLNTPWPKVMRLKNAFNETIETTTEDEALFAILKDTIRAENRDLPATGVPFEMEQKLSSIFIHFDGYGTRASSIVKNTNNGWDIAERSFINGQFAGDVRFEITKQHSEV, encoded by the coding sequence ATGTGTATTATCGTATTAGGTTATAAAGTGCATCCAGCGCATTCGTTAATTGTAGCTGCGAATCGAGATGAGTTTTACAGACGACCAGCACAAGCAATGCAAAATTGGTTAGATGCACCGCATATTTGGGCTGGTAGAGATTTGGAAAAAATGGGTACATGGCTTGCTGTAAGTAATAATGGACGCTTTGCAGCAGTGACAAATTACCGTGACCCACGCTTACCGCTTACTGGAGAAAAGTCGAGGGGGGAAGTGCCTGTCGATTTTATGAATACGCCGCTAAGCGCCCTACAGTTTGCACAGCAGCTACAGAAGGAGCGACATTTGTATGGAGCATTTAATGTATTGCTTTATGATGAAGAAAATTTAGTGCATTACAACACGGTGATGGATGAGCTAATGATTGTTCCACCAGGTATTCATTGTATATCAAATGCGACGCTTAATACACCATGGCCAAAAGTGATGCGTTTAAAGAATGCTTTTAATGAAACAATTGAAACAACTACGGAAGATGAGGCATTATTTGCAATTTTAAAGGACACAATAAGAGCAGAGAATCGGGATTTACCTGCCACAGGCGTGCCGTTTGAAATGGAACAAAAGCTTTCATCTATTTTCATCCATTTTGATGGCTACGGTACGCGAGCTTCTAGCATCGTGAAGAACACTAATAATGGCTGGGATATCGCAGAGCGCAGCTTTATAAATGGACAATTTGCTGGGGATGTGCGATTTGAGATAACAAAACAGCATAGTGAAGTATAA
- a CDS encoding amphi-Trp domain-containing protein, producing the protein MQKPNKPVSEVLIKHKEQQNVEEFATTLEAIAQKLKENGEFTFVRGTEPTTVRPSEQLKIEYSYTKKGDKHSFEIEFDWYTGNEALKKITIE; encoded by the coding sequence ATGCAAAAGCCGAACAAGCCCGTTTCAGAAGTTTTAATTAAGCATAAGGAACAACAAAACGTAGAAGAATTTGCCACAACGCTTGAAGCAATTGCTCAAAAGCTTAAGGAAAATGGGGAGTTTACATTTGTCCGAGGAACTGAACCAACAACTGTCCGCCCATCAGAGCAACTCAAAATCGAATACTCCTATACGAAAAAAGGTGACAAGCATTCATTTGAAATTGAGTTTGATTGGTACACAGGTAACGAAGCATTAAAGAAAATAACGATTGAATAG
- a CDS encoding ABC transporter ATP-binding protein: MLEVQTINKSYKKKSVLENISLTIERGEIVGLVGENGAGKSTLLHILSTLLRPDAGEIYWNGLSYRQHYQEIKQKIGFVPQDLAIWEHFSVEDNMRYFEQLSWKNIGIEACKKICEEMQLVQWKEPVSSLSGGMKRKLNLAISLIHQPELLLLDEPTVGIDMRSKQEIGRFLQLLAKTQGTTIIYTSHDMSEIEQFTDRVLLIGKDYYYQNLLSARGIHVDCLS; encoded by the coding sequence ATGCTTGAGGTGCAAACAATTAATAAGAGTTACAAAAAGAAAAGCGTTTTAGAAAATATTTCATTAACTATTGAACGTGGGGAAATCGTCGGGCTTGTCGGTGAGAATGGTGCTGGAAAGTCAACATTACTGCATATTTTATCCACATTACTGCGACCAGATGCGGGTGAAATATATTGGAACGGATTATCATACCGTCAGCACTATCAAGAGATTAAGCAAAAGATTGGCTTTGTTCCTCAGGATTTAGCAATTTGGGAGCATTTTTCAGTTGAAGATAATATGCGCTATTTTGAGCAATTAAGCTGGAAAAATATCGGTATTGAAGCTTGCAAAAAAATTTGTGAAGAGATGCAGCTTGTGCAATGGAAGGAGCCAGTTTCTAGCCTTTCAGGTGGAATGAAGCGCAAATTAAATTTAGCAATTAGTCTTATTCATCAGCCAGAGCTACTGCTATTAGATGAACCAACTGTCGGTATTGATATGCGCTCGAAGCAAGAAATTGGGCGTTTTTTGCAGTTGCTTGCTAAAACACAAGGAACTACGATAATTTATACTTCTCACGATATGAGTGAAATAGAGCAATTTACAGACAGAGTGCTATTAATAGGAAAGGATTATTACTATCAAAACTTACTGTCAGCGAGGGGAATCCATGTTGATTGTTTATCTTGA
- a CDS encoding ABC transporter permease, translating into MKRAIYLRILQLKYEWKSTIVWLLFPFIATIVIYNLMLSLLDDSKIPIGVALEDDSTYAAEVVEHLQQVEYLDVRIMKKSEMLRLLEQHELDSVFVIRGKYEENMKLGRKKIVEAYASNRSYAYEAAKEIVSSIVMEQALRSKVVRDVEQLLQDNDLMHLFDEQIIEGKVSARQDGTDLISIPFSFFQMEQDVMEKSPFISAWVIWSSFTILSTFFLFDWLVKERKEPSMLRWSLSAQSYKKYVFFLSVIYFSFFCMMDLLALLLFSYEISAWAIMALLLFRLTLNGYVFILAHLCKNVLTYYILSILFTLLFTLTSSGIVPIRDSGIIHQLLSATQPLYALLKQEVPLLGLAFCSISLLLFRRLKDA; encoded by the coding sequence ATGAAAAGAGCTATTTATTTGCGAATATTGCAATTAAAATATGAATGGAAGTCAACAATCGTATGGCTGTTATTTCCCTTTATAGCGACAATCGTTATTTACAACTTGATGCTTTCTCTTTTAGATGACAGCAAAATACCGATAGGTGTTGCGTTAGAGGATGATTCTACTTATGCAGCGGAAGTAGTTGAGCACTTACAGCAAGTAGAGTATTTAGATGTACGCATTATGAAAAAGTCTGAGATGCTACGTCTTTTAGAGCAGCACGAGCTTGATAGTGTTTTTGTCATTCGTGGCAAGTACGAGGAAAATATGAAATTAGGTAGAAAAAAAATCGTTGAAGCGTATGCCTCGAATCGCTCTTATGCATATGAGGCGGCAAAGGAAATCGTTAGCTCGATTGTAATGGAGCAGGCACTTCGTTCAAAGGTAGTACGTGATGTTGAGCAGCTATTGCAAGATAATGATTTAATGCATTTATTTGATGAACAAATAATTGAGGGGAAAGTAAGTGCTCGCCAAGATGGAACCGATTTAATCTCCATTCCTTTTTCCTTTTTTCAGATGGAACAAGATGTTATGGAGAAATCGCCGTTTATATCAGCTTGGGTTATTTGGTCTAGCTTCACCATATTGTCAACCTTCTTTTTATTTGATTGGCTAGTGAAGGAGCGAAAGGAACCGTCAATGCTACGTTGGTCACTAAGTGCACAGTCCTATAAAAAATACGTCTTTTTCTTATCTGTAATTTATTTCAGTTTTTTTTGTATGATGGATTTATTAGCACTTTTACTATTTAGTTATGAAATATCCGCCTGGGCAATAATGGCACTTTTATTGTTCCGATTGACGTTAAATGGTTACGTTTTTATTCTCGCACACTTATGTAAAAATGTATTAACCTATTATATTTTATCAATTTTATTTACTTTGCTATTTACTTTAACAAGCAGCGGTATTGTACCGATTCGAGATAGCGGCATAATCCATCAATTACTCAGTGCGACACAGCCTCTTTATGCTCTATTGAAGCAGGAAGTGCCATTGTTAGGATTAGCCTTTTGCAGTATATCTCTTCTTTTGTTTAGGAGGTTAAAAGATGCTTGA
- a CDS encoding ABC transporter permease, translating to MKVLKNIFFFTTQNVRYLKKKWSSLLLLFIMPICMISLIILLILQFMMPSEQQKSTLAIVDNDRTEETKVLTQLLVMALKGNDYIEIERMSEKEAQQAMKERRITSYVQFPTGLTNDLYAGNPIALPLVGNPNKPIENAMIKNLLHSMSSYIESAQASILTVYEYAQETSISKEKYRQLQEEIFIEYAIFTLGKNNLLVQNTINNIATSKPVYYYTISTLFICLTVWLVGFHMLLMKEETLSIQKRLQMFGVTVAQGFIAKGIVAIVGSLVFLIVLYSVANYWLELALYPLDYMRLLLFVLFYCICFTYLLGLVELICHDAKARLMLQIALVVFVILISGAVLPIIYFPYALQHFITYTFPYEAFSWMIDIALENRNYANYSSLAIFAAVSAILYHLLARLLERRQR from the coding sequence ATGAAAGTACTGAAAAATATATTCTTTTTTACAACGCAAAATGTACGTTATTTAAAGAAGAAGTGGTCCTCACTTCTTCTTCTTTTTATCATGCCGATTTGCATGATTTCTTTAATTATTCTACTCATATTACAATTCATGATGCCTAGTGAACAACAGAAATCTACACTAGCGATTGTTGACAATGACCGCACTGAAGAAACGAAGGTGTTAACACAATTGCTTGTGATGGCGCTCAAAGGCAATGACTATATTGAGATAGAGCGCATGTCTGAGAAGGAAGCGCAGCAAGCAATGAAAGAGCGACGAATAACAAGCTATGTGCAATTTCCCACAGGTTTAACAAATGATTTATATGCGGGGAATCCAATTGCTTTACCGCTTGTTGGTAATCCAAACAAGCCGATAGAAAATGCGATGATTAAAAACTTGCTTCACAGTATGTCTTCTTATATAGAATCAGCCCAAGCGAGTATTTTGACGGTATATGAATATGCGCAAGAAACGTCGATAAGCAAAGAGAAATATAGGCAGTTACAAGAAGAAATATTTATTGAATACGCTATTTTTACATTAGGAAAAAATAATTTACTTGTTCAAAATACAATCAATAACATTGCCACAAGTAAGCCTGTTTATTATTACACAATTTCAACATTATTCATTTGTCTAACAGTTTGGCTAGTGGGCTTTCATATGCTTTTAATGAAAGAGGAAACGCTTAGTATTCAGAAGCGTTTACAAATGTTTGGTGTGACGGTTGCACAAGGTTTTATTGCTAAGGGGATTGTTGCAATAGTCGGCTCGCTAGTATTTTTAATTGTGCTTTATAGCGTGGCAAATTACTGGCTGGAGCTAGCGCTTTATCCGCTTGATTATATGCGGCTTTTATTGTTCGTGTTATTTTATTGTATTTGCTTTACTTATTTATTAGGGCTTGTAGAGCTTATTTGTCATGATGCTAAAGCGAGGCTTATGCTTCAAATTGCTTTAGTAGTGTTTGTTATTCTGATAAGTGGAGCCGTGTTGCCGATTATTTATTTTCCATACGCACTACAGCACTTTATTACATATACATTTCCTTATGAAGCTTTTTCATGGATGATTGATATTGCACTTGAAAATCGCAACTATGCGAACTATAGTAGTCTAGCTATTTTTGCGGCTGTGAGTGCCATACTTTATCATCTACTGGCACGGCTTCTGGAGAGGAGACAACGATGA
- the kynA gene encoding tryptophan 2,3-dioxygenase — protein sequence MSNNYKPFEDEKKIVTDFKDRMTYTDYLHLNEVLACQKPLTDEHDEMLFIVVHHVSELWMKQILHEVKSATLDIHNGRLPESFKKLARVSQVQNQLKNVWDVLATLTPADYLNFRDQLGNSSGFQSYQNRLLEFYFGYKTPHILQIYAHDEKILAMLQEAYNAPSLYDEAIRTLAKRGFTIDEEVLSRDVTAKYEANDSVKEAWKAVYREPEKYFDLYELAEELVDIEDLFQQWRFRHMKTVERIIGFKMGTGGSGGVSYLKKVLDQYFFPELWQLRTEL from the coding sequence ATGTCGAACAATTACAAGCCATTTGAAGATGAGAAAAAAATCGTTACGGATTTCAAAGACCGTATGACCTATACAGATTATTTACATTTAAACGAGGTTTTAGCTTGTCAAAAGCCGCTAACAGATGAGCATGATGAAATGCTTTTTATCGTTGTCCATCATGTCAGTGAGCTTTGGATGAAGCAAATTTTACATGAAGTCAAATCGGCAACGCTTGATATTCATAATGGGCGCTTACCTGAATCATTTAAAAAGCTAGCGCGTGTTTCACAAGTGCAAAACCAGCTAAAAAACGTATGGGATGTGCTTGCAACATTAACGCCTGCTGATTACTTAAATTTCCGAGACCAACTCGGGAATTCATCAGGTTTTCAATCCTATCAAAATCGTTTACTAGAGTTTTATTTTGGCTATAAAACACCGCATATTTTGCAAATTTATGCACATGATGAAAAAATATTAGCAATGCTTCAAGAAGCTTATAATGCGCCTAGCCTATATGATGAAGCGATTCGCACGCTGGCAAAGCGCGGATTTACCATTGATGAGGAAGTATTATCACGCGATGTAACAGCAAAGTATGAGGCAAATGACAGTGTGAAAGAGGCATGGAAGGCTGTTTATCGCGAGCCTGAGAAATATTTTGATTTATATGAGCTTGCTGAGGAGCTTGTCGACATTGAGGACTTATTCCAGCAGTGGCGTTTCCGCCATATGAAAACGGTTGAGCGCATTATTGGCTTTAAAATGGGAACAGGTGGCTCAGGTGGTGTTAGCTATTTGAAAAAAGTGTTAGACCAATATTTCTTCCCAGAGCTATGGCAGCTACGCACAGAGCTTTGA
- the kynB gene encoding arylformamidase — translation MGWIDITQPLNKNIATWAGDTKFIYETVATKEQTGSVNVGMLQMSLHSGTHMDAPFHFDNNGQTFEQLDLERCIGKVVVVECLDSEFIEMSHVAGKITGVNAVFFKTKTLANAHIFPQEVPTLTIETVAYLKESGINLIGVDVPSVDKVTSKELPIHHALVESDIYIVENLLLEHIKAGRYEMIILPLLIEGADGSPVRAVIKEEEQ, via the coding sequence ATGGGGTGGATTGATATAACACAGCCGTTGAACAAAAATATCGCGACATGGGCAGGCGATACAAAATTCATCTATGAAACGGTTGCAACAAAGGAGCAAACAGGCTCTGTCAATGTCGGTATGCTACAGATGAGCCTTCACTCAGGCACGCATATGGACGCACCATTTCATTTTGATAACAATGGACAGACATTTGAGCAGCTTGATTTAGAGCGCTGTATCGGAAAAGTGGTCGTTGTGGAATGCTTGGATAGTGAATTTATTGAAATGTCGCATGTTGCAGGGAAAATTACAGGAGTAAATGCTGTATTTTTTAAAACAAAAACGCTAGCTAACGCACATATTTTTCCTCAGGAAGTACCTACACTAACAATAGAAACTGTAGCGTATTTAAAAGAAAGCGGCATTAATTTAATTGGAGTGGATGTGCCATCGGTTGATAAAGTAACTTCAAAGGAGCTACCAATACATCATGCGCTAGTAGAAAGTGATATTTATATAGTAGAAAACTTATTGCTTGAGCATATCAAAGCAGGGCGCTATGAGATGATTATTTTACCTCTATTAATAGAAGGAGCAGATGGTAGTCCTGTAAGAGCAGTCATCAAAGAGGAGGAGCAATAA
- the kynU gene encoding kynureninase, with the protein MTANTWAYAKRLDETYEIASMREEFYMQEGRIYFDGNSLGLMSKRAEKTLHSLMNSWKEYGIDGWTKGEHAWFFLAEKLGAQMAQIVGAQKEEVVVTGSTTSNLHQLVATFYKPEGKRTKILADELNFPSDIYALKSQLALKGYDESHLICVASRDGQMLDEEDIIAAMTDEVALIVLSGVLYRSGQILNMEQLTKAAHERGIIIGFDLCHSVGSVVHHLHDWNVDFAFWCTYKHLNGGPGSTGALFVHEKHFGTAPGLAGWFGSNKEKQFTMSHTFEPAFEAGGFQVGTPNVLSMAPLLGALGLFNEMGIDNVRKRSLALSDYMLQCVEDMLGEYSFKVCSPVEHERRGGHIYLEHPDAARICKALKERGVIPDFRAPQGIRLAAVAMYNTFEEVYKCFEILKDIMETKAYEKFTNEREIVA; encoded by the coding sequence ATGACAGCAAACACATGGGCATATGCCAAACGCTTAGATGAAACATATGAAATTGCCTCAATGCGGGAGGAGTTTTATATGCAAGAGGGGCGTATTTATTTCGATGGCAATTCATTAGGGCTGATGTCAAAGCGCGCAGAAAAGACGTTACACAGCTTGATGAATTCATGGAAAGAATACGGTATTGATGGTTGGACAAAGGGCGAGCATGCTTGGTTTTTCCTTGCCGAGAAGCTTGGTGCACAAATGGCACAAATTGTAGGCGCACAAAAGGAAGAGGTAGTTGTCACTGGCTCGACAACGAGCAATTTACATCAGCTCGTTGCAACATTTTACAAGCCAGAGGGAAAGAGAACGAAGATTTTAGCGGATGAATTAAATTTCCCCTCTGATATTTATGCTTTAAAATCACAACTAGCATTAAAGGGTTATGATGAGTCACATTTAATTTGCGTGGCATCACGAGATGGGCAAATGCTAGATGAAGAAGATATTATTGCGGCAATGACAGATGAAGTAGCATTAATTGTTTTATCGGGTGTGCTTTATCGCAGTGGGCAAATTTTAAATATGGAGCAATTAACGAAGGCAGCACATGAACGTGGTATTATAATTGGCTTTGATTTATGTCATTCAGTTGGCTCAGTTGTACATCATTTACATGACTGGAATGTGGATTTTGCTTTTTGGTGCACGTATAAGCATTTGAATGGCGGACCGGGTAGTACAGGGGCTCTTTTTGTGCATGAGAAGCATTTTGGGACAGCACCGGGCTTAGCTGGCTGGTTTGGCTCAAATAAAGAAAAGCAATTTACGATGAGTCATACATTTGAGCCAGCATTTGAGGCTGGGGGCTTTCAGGTAGGAACACCAAATGTGTTGAGTATGGCGCCATTGTTAGGAGCGCTTGGGTTGTTTAATGAAATGGGCATTGATAATGTGCGAAAGCGTTCGTTGGCATTATCAGATTACATGCTGCAATGCGTGGAGGATATGCTTGGTGAATATAGCTTTAAAGTGTGTAGCCCAGTAGAGCATGAAAGGCGTGGTGGTCATATTTATCTAGAGCATCCAGATGCCGCACGCATTTGCAAGGCATTGAAGGAGCGCGGTGTTATTCCTGATTTCCGTGCACCACAGGGGATTCGCTTAGCGGCAGTTGCAATGTATAACACATTTGAAGAAGTGTATAAATGTTTTGAAATTTTAAAGGATATTATGGAAACGAAAGCATATGAGAAATTTACGAATGAAAGAGAGATTGTAGCGTAA
- a CDS encoding S-layer homology domain-containing protein: protein MELLNSLNIMTGKENGNFEPKVPLTRGQTAKILKRTLQIANMM, encoded by the coding sequence ATTGAGCTATTAAATAGCCTTAATATTATGACAGGAAAAGAGAATGGAAATTTTGAGCCAAAAGTTCCATTAACTCGTGGACAAACGGCAAAAATACTAAAAAGAACGCTACAAATTGCAAATATGATGTAA